One Halolamina litorea genomic window carries:
- a CDS encoding sulfite oxidase-like oxidoreductase, whose product MTTDVTGLYEEFGDERLPPGQRKTESFPVLSKGNTPKVDDDWTVTVSGAVEEEREFSAAEFMDLAPETQTQDFHCVTGWSKFDCEFTGLPFPELVDAVGVDDDAEHVMFHAHDGYTTDLTLAECDRREVLFTWEFDGEPLPADHGGPLRVVTPHKYAYKGAKWVKGVEFLTEAELGYWEKRGYSDSANPWNEERYS is encoded by the coding sequence ATGACTACGGACGTGACCGGGCTCTACGAGGAGTTCGGCGACGAACGACTGCCGCCGGGCCAGCGAAAGACCGAGAGCTTCCCGGTGCTCTCGAAGGGGAACACGCCGAAAGTCGACGACGACTGGACAGTCACCGTCTCGGGCGCCGTCGAGGAGGAACGGGAGTTCTCCGCGGCCGAGTTCATGGACCTGGCCCCGGAGACCCAGACGCAGGACTTCCACTGCGTGACCGGTTGGTCGAAGTTCGACTGCGAGTTCACGGGGCTGCCGTTCCCCGAACTCGTCGACGCCGTCGGGGTCGACGACGACGCCGAGCACGTGATGTTCCACGCCCACGACGGCTACACGACCGACCTCACGCTGGCGGAGTGCGACCGACGGGAGGTGCTGTTCACGTGGGAGTTCGACGGTGAACCCCTGCCCGCCGACCACGGCGGACCGCTCCGCGTCGTCACCCCGCACAAGTACGCCTACAAGGGGGCGAAGTGGGTGAAGGGCGTCGAGTTCCTCACCGAGGCGGAACTGGGCTACTGGGAGAAGCGGGGCTACTCCGACAGCGCGAACCCGTGGAACGAGGAACGGTACAGTTAG
- a CDS encoding DUF7120 family protein, with the protein MPKVDLNVPEHLEMQIAQLVEQGEFVDRNEAVEELLSTGLKAYKTSGPMDDEEPEFEDEGMMGHEDEYVF; encoded by the coding sequence ATGCCGAAGGTCGATCTCAACGTCCCCGAACACCTGGAGATGCAAATCGCACAGCTCGTCGAACAGGGCGAGTTCGTCGACCGCAACGAAGCCGTCGAGGAACTCCTTTCGACGGGACTGAAAGCCTACAAAACAAGCGGCCCGATGGACGACGAGGAGCCCGAGTTCGAGGACGAGGGCATGATGGGCCACGAGGACGAGTACGTCTTCTGA
- a CDS encoding UPF0058 family protein yields the protein MHKDELLELHEQMVIIMENFRDREDIEAGTFDEYDELDVDPSHVHKSKSEHKHAVFVLGNALASAMSDDEFSSAGRIGKRMQELADDAESRL from the coding sequence ATGCACAAGGACGAACTGCTCGAACTCCACGAACAGATGGTCATCATCATGGAGAACTTCCGGGACCGTGAGGACATCGAGGCCGGCACCTTCGACGAGTACGACGAACTCGACGTTGACCCCTCCCACGTCCACAAATCGAAGAGCGAACACAAACACGCCGTCTTCGTGCTCGGAAACGCGCTCGCGTCCGCCATGAGCGACGACGAGTTCTCCTCGGCCGGCCGGATCGGCAAGCGCATGCAGGAGCTGGCAGACGACGCCGAGAGCCGCCTGTAG
- a CDS encoding DUF4112 domain-containing protein has product MTDPARLDRARRVADLLDGAFSLPVVGEIGLDGLLGLLPIVGDWVTAVPALYIVYQGYRLGLPRLTLAVMLLRVGVDAVAGSVPVFGDLLDITWKANRRNVARIERHLDGA; this is encoded by the coding sequence ATGACCGACCCGGCCCGGCTCGACCGCGCCCGCCGGGTCGCCGACCTGCTCGACGGCGCGTTCTCGCTCCCCGTTGTCGGCGAGATCGGCTTAGACGGCCTCCTGGGCCTGCTCCCGATCGTCGGCGACTGGGTCACCGCGGTGCCGGCGCTGTACATCGTCTATCAGGGCTACCGGCTCGGCCTCCCACGGCTCACGCTCGCGGTGATGCTGCTCCGGGTCGGCGTCGACGCCGTCGCCGGCAGCGTCCCGGTGTTCGGCGACCTGCTCGACATCACGTGGAAGGCGAACCGTCGGAACGTCGCCCGGATCGAGCGCCACCTCGACGGCGCGTAG